A genomic segment from Drosophila willistoni isolate 14030-0811.24 chromosome 2L unlocalized genomic scaffold, UCI_dwil_1.1 Seg168, whole genome shotgun sequence encodes:
- the LOC6652341 gene encoding kinesin-like protein KIF13A isoform X7 → MSSDKIKVAVRVRPFNRREIELGTKCIVEMEKQQTILKNPPSLEKIERKQPKTFAFDHCFYSLNADDDGFASQETVFDCLGRDILDNAFQGYNACIFAYGQTGSGKSYTMMGSQESKGIIPRLCDELFSAIANKSTLELMYKVEVSYMEIYNEKVHDLLDPKPNKQSLKVREHNVMGPYVDGLSQLAVASYKDIDNLMTEGNKSRTVAATNMNAESSRSHAVFSVVLTQILTDQATGVSGEKVSRMSLVDLAGSERAVKTGAVGDRLKEGSNINKSLTTLGLVISKLADQSNGKKGGNDKFVPYRDSVLTWLLKDNLGGNSKTVMVATISPSADNYEETLSTLRYADRAKRIVNHAVVNEDPNARIIRELRHEVETLRSMLKHATGSPVGDVQDKLAESENLMKQISQTWEEKLVKTERIQNERQQALEKMGISVQASGIKVEKNKYYLVNLNADPSLNELLVYYLKDRTLIGGRSISGQQPDIQLSGLGIQPEHCVITIEESGLYMDPVQGARCFVNGSAAVEKTPLQNGDRILWGNHHFFRVNSPKINQTNISTSEPQTPAQLIDYNFARDEIMQNELSNDPIQTAIARLERQHEEDKQVALEKQRQEYERQFQQLRNILSPSTPYAPYAPYDPLRMGKITPNTPTSQMRVEKWAQERDEMFRRSLGQLKTDIMRANSLVQEANFLAEEMEKKTKFSVTLQIPPANLSPNRRRGAFVSEPAILVKRLNSGSQIWTMEKLENKLIDMREMYQEHKERILNGLDDDNAKPQDPFYESQENHNLIGVANIFLEVLFHDVKLDYHTPIISQQGEVAGRLQVEIQRVAGQMPQDRMCESVSESSGDSRDEYDDPVDPMANQITCRVTIKCASGLPLSLSNFVFCQYTFWGHQEMVVPVINAESTAHDQNMVFKFEHTKDFTVNINEEFLEHCIEGALSIEVWGHRSAGFSKTKGWEVEQQQAKARSLVDRWAELSRKIELWVEIHELNDSGEYSPVEVTNRNEVLTGGIYQLRQGQQRRVNVRVKPVQNSGTLPIICQSIVNVAIGSVTVRSRLQRPLDSYQEEDLTVLREKWSEALGRRRQYLDQQIQMLIKKEEKNEQERERELSLVHQWVSLTEERNAVLVPAPGSGIPGAPASWEPPSGMEPHVPVLFLNLNGDDLSAQNTNDELSIAGINSILSKEHGHKFYTLQILQHLEKDVCCVASWDSSMHDSQALNRVTEANERVYLILRTTVRLSHPAPMDLVLRKRLSINIKKGQTLTDRLKKFRLVRGENAIWQSGVTYEVVSNIPKASEELEDRESLAQLAASGDDCSASDGETYIEKYTRGVSAVESILTLDRLRQNVAVKELETAHGQPLSMRKTVSVPNFSQIMRFDASMESLLNVGRSESFADLNNTALANKFSPSSSSTGSGAVRNRHSFGGKGSSDESPGKAFGIASPATSKLLGMRMTTLHEEPLGGHRSLDEEPEDSYSDSEYAAEYEQERQQHKTLANRSRLTASKTMDSFMDVSSHSNQSYLSYTSSANANMKHLTGLATLSMSSSTSSGYGSQAVSCNNLSNEDIASMRSMSIDETPDFDRVNSNSPPNRQARVNPFLKDMPKVKPVESKPPKKLEETVSHPLEQQKENAQSDEEECEPLPSNNNNNNNNNNNESLKHMPNEEDPEAEPHPHPDLATDNQNGNKSQDEAPEENLAEQEQHQQQSELEGDGIVTEQLPPGKVVRRKKSNTQPPTSNNNNSSNSSTTNTSVQVTRNHHRASVAKMEGLAAYMDTSIMSSSTEIEDDGKEVDLTLPEWIVVGESVLIRPYNTSGVISFIGTTHFQPGAWIGVELDTPTGKNDGTVQGIQYFQCKPKHGIFVRADKLLLDKRGKAMRAYKAAEKSQIISKEMSSSMTRSKSRGESLNVSSRK, encoded by the exons ATGTCCAGCGATAAGATCAAAGTTGCTGTCAGGGTGCGACCCTTTAATCGTCGTG AAATCGAATTGGGTACAAAATGTATCGTGGAGATGGAAAAACAACAGACGATATTAAAGAATCCACCAAGCTTAGAGAAAATCGAAAG AAAACAACCAAAGACATTTGCATTCGATCATTGCTTCTACTCGTTAAACGCCGATGATGATGGGTTTGCGTCACAGGAAACGGTCTTCGACTGCCTGGGACGTGATATACTGGATAACGCATTCCAGGGCTACAATGCCTGCATATTTGCCTATGGCCAAACAG GTTCGGGTAAATCATACACTATGATGGGATCTCAAGAGAGCAAGGGTATAAttccgcgactctgtgatgaACTCTTTTCGGCTATTGCCAACAAATCGACGCTGGAGCTGATGTACAAGGTCGAGGTGTCCTATATGGAAATCTACAATGAGAAGGTCCACGATCTGTTGGACCCCAAGCCAAACAAGCAATCGTTGAAAGTGCGTGAACATAACGTCATGGGTCCCTATGTGGATGGATTGTCACAATTGGCCGTGGCATCGTACAAGGACATTGATAATCTCATGACCGAGGGCAACAAGTCGCGTACAGTGGCAGCTACCAATATGAATGCAGAGTCATCGCGTTCCCATGCCGTCTTTTCGGTGGTTCTCACCCAGATTCTTACGGACCAGGCAACAGGAGTGAGCGGAGAGAAGGTGTCACGCATGTCCCTGGTGGATTTGGCTGGTTCCGAGCGTGCCGTCAAAACCGGAGCAGTTGGCGATCGTCTTAAAGAGGGTTCCAACATCAACAA ATCTCTTACCACTTTGGGTTTGGTCATTTCGAAACTGGCAGATCAATCTAATGGCAAAAAAGGAGGCAATGATAAATTCGTCCCCTATCGCGACTCTGTCTTAACCTGGCTACTAAAAGACAATCTTGGCGGCAATTCCAAGACGGTAATGGTGGCCACAATTTCTCCCTCTGCAGATAACTACGAGGAGACACTGTCTACTTTACGATATGCAGATCGGGCCAAGCGCATTGTGAATCATGCTGTTGTCAATGAGGATCCAAATGCCCGCATTATACGCGAGTTGCGCCACGAGGTGGAGACGCTGAGAAGCATGCTAAAACATGCCACAGGATCTCCAGTGGGCGATGTTCAGGATAAGTTGGCCGAAAGCGAGAATCTAATGAAGCAAATCTCACAGACATGGGAAGAAAAACTGGTAAAAACAGAGCGCATCCAGAACGAACGTCAACAGGCCCTGGAGAAGATGGGCATCAGTGTCCAGGCCAGTGGCATTAAGGTGGAGAAGAACAAATACTATTTGGTCAATTTGAATGCAGATCCCTCGTTGAATGAGCTGCTGGTCTACTATCTGAAGGACCGCACACTTATTGGTGGTCGGAGCATTAGTGGTCAGCAGCCGGATATTCAGCTCTCTGGTCTGGGTATCCAACCAGAGCATTGTGTCATCACCATCGAGGAGAGTGGATTGTATATGGACCCAGTTCAGGGTGCACGTTGTTTTGTCAATGGCTCAGCGGCAGTTGAGAAGACTCCCTTGCAGAATGGCGATCGAATCTTGTGGGGCAACCATCACTTCTTCCGCGTCAATTCGCCCAAAATCAATCAAACGAATATAAGCACATCGGAGCCCCAGACCCCAGCCCAGTTGATCGATTATAATTTCGCCCGTGATGAAATAATGCAGAATGAGCTAAGCAACGATCCCATCCAGACGGCCATCGCTCGATTAGAGCGTCAGCACGAGGAAGATAAACAGGTGGCCTTGGAGAAGCAGCGTCAGGAGTACGAACGCCAGTTCCAGCAATTGCGCAATATTCTATCGCCAAGTACTCCATATGCGCCATATGCTCCCTATGATCCTTTGCGCATGGGCAAGATTACGCCGAATACGCCAACGTCGCAAATGCGTGTAGAGAAATGGGCACAG GAACGTGATGAAATGTTCCGTCGCTCCTTGGGGCAGTTGAAGACCGACATTATGCGAGCCAATTCCCTGGTGCAGGAAGCCAACTTTTTGGCCGAggaaatggaaaagaaaaccaaattcTCTGTGACCCTACAGATACCGCCGGCCAATCTCAGTCCAAATCGTCGCCGCGGCGCGTTTGTCAGTGAGCCAGCGATCCTTGTAAAGCGCCTTAACTCGGGCAGTCAGATTTGGACCATGGAGAAGCTGGAGAACAAGCTTATCGACATGCGGGAAATGTACCAGGAGCACAAGGAGCGTATTCTGAATGGCCTG GACGACGACAATGCAAAGCCACAGGATCCGTTCTACGAGTCGCAGGAAAATCACAATCTCATTGGCGTTGCCAACATATTCCTCGAAGTACTGTTTCATGATGTCAAGTTGGACTACCATACACCGATCATAAGCCAACAGGGTGAGGTGGCAGGCCGGCTTCAGGTGGAAATTCAACGTGTGGCTGGACAAATGCCCCAGGATCGTATGTGCGAATCCGTTTCAGAGTCTTCTGGCGACTCACGCGATGAATACGACGATCCGGTCGATCCCATGGCAAATCAGATCACTTGTCGCGTGACCATTAAATGCGCCTCCGGCTTGCCCTTGTCCCTATCGAACTTCGTCTTTTGCCAGTACACATTCTGGGGTCATCAGGAGATGGTGGTGCCCGTTATCAATGCCGAGTCGACAGCCCACGATCAGAATATGGTGTTCAAATTTGAACATACCAAAGATTTCACTGTAAACATTAACGAAGAGTTCCTCGAGCACTGCATCGAGGGCGCCCTATCCATAGAAGTTTGGGGTCATCGCAGTGCTGGGTTCTCGAAGACAAAGGGCTGGGAAGTAGAGCAGCAGCAGGCCAAGGCACGATCACTGGTTGATCGCTGGGCTGAATTGTCGCGCAAGATTGAACTTTGGGTAGAGATCCACGAGCTTAACGACAGCGGAGAATATTCACCTGTGGAGGTGACCAATCGCAATGAAGTCCTCACTGGTGGTATCTATCAACTTCGTCAGGGTCAACAGCGTCGCGTGAACGTGCGCGTCAAGCCTGTGCAAAATTCTGGCACTTTGCCCATCATATGTCAGTCGATTGTTAATGTGGCCATTGGCAGTGTGACTGTGCGCTCGAGACTTCAACGACCACTGGACTCGTATCAGGAGGAGGATCTCACGGTGCTGCGGGAAAAATGGAGCGAAGCTCTGGGCCGCCGTCGTCAGTATCTAGACCAGCAGATTCAGATGCTCATTAAGAAGGAGGAGAAAAACGAGCAGGAGCGAGAGCGAGAGTTAAGCCTGGTCCATCAGTGGGTGTCGCTAACAGAGGAACGGAATGCCGTACTGGTGCCGGCTCCGGGATCGGGTATACCAGGAGCACCTGCCTCTTGGGAACCACCATCGGGTATGGAGCCGCATGTGCCGGTTCTCTTCCTTAACCTCAATGGCGACGATCTGTCCGCTCAGAATACCAACGATGAACTTTCCATAGCGGGCATCAATTCCATTCTTTCCAAAGAGCATGGCCACAAATTCTATACTCTGCAAATCCTACAGCATTTGGAGAAGGATGTGTGCTGTGTGGCCAGCTGGGACTCGTCCATGCACGACAGCCAAGCCCTCAATCGGGTCACTGAGGCCAACGAGCGGGTCTATCTCATACTGCGTACCACTGTGCGTCTATCACATCCTGCCCCCATGGATCTCGTCTTGCGCAAACGCCTCAGCATCAACATTAAAAAGGGACAAACTCTGACCGATCGTCTAAAGAAATTCCGTCTAGTACGCGGCGAAAATGCCATCTGGCAGAGTGGAGTGACCTACGAGGTTGTGTCCAACATACCGAAGGCCTCTGAAGAACTCGAGGATCGTGAATCTTTGGCTCAGCTAGCGGCTAGCGGTGACGATTGCTCGGCCAGTGACGGTGAAACCTATATAG AGAAATACACCCGGGGAGTTTCAGCCGTGGAGAGTATTCTTACATTGGATCGTCTGCGACAGAATGTGGCTGTTAAGGAGCTAGAAACGGCCCATGGCCAGCCCCTGTCTATGCGGAAGACAGTCAGTGTGCCGAACTTCTCGCAG ATTATGCGTTTCGATGCCTCAATGGAATCCCTTTTGAACGTGGgccgatccgagtcctttgcCGATTTAAATAACACAGCTCTGGCCAATAAATTCTCGCCAT CATCATCCTCAACGGGCAGCGGCGCGGTAAGGAATCGCCACAGTTTCGGTGGCAAAGGAAGCTCCGATGAGTCGCCAGGAAAGGCTTTTGGCATTG CATCGCCGGCCACCAGCAAGCTATTGGGCATGCGAATGACCACACTGCATGAAGAGCCATTGGGTGGACACCGATCGCTAGACGAGGAGCCCGAGGATAGCTACTCGGACTCGGAATATGCCGCCGAATATGAGCAGGAAAGGCAGCAACACAAGACCCTGGCCAACAGATCCCGTTTGACGGCATCCAAGACAATGGACTCGTTTATGGATGTCAGCAGTCACTCCAATCAGAGCTATTTGAGTTACACATCCAGCGCCAATGCCAATATGAAGCATCTGACTGGCTTGGCCACTCTCAGCATGAGCTCTTCGACGAGCAGTGGGTACGGATCACAGGCGGTGTCTTGCAATAATCTAAGCAACGAGGACATTGCTTCAATGCGTTCGATGAGCATTGATGAGACTCCTG ACTTTGATCGGGTTAATTCAAATTCACCACCAAATCGACAGGCACGAGTAAATCCGTTCCTTAAGGACATGCCCAAAGTGAAACCAGTAGAGTCAAAGCCTCCAAAGAAGTTGGAGGAAACTGTGAGTCATCCACTGGAGCAACAAAAGGAAAATGCACAAAGCGATGAAGAGGAATGCGAACCTTTACcaagcaataataataataacaacaacaacaacaacaacgagagTCTTAAGCATATGCCAAATGAGGAAGATCCTGAAGCGGAACCTCATCCACATCCCGATCTTGCCACAGACAATCAGAATGGCAACAAATCGCAGGACGAGGCGCCGGAAGAAAATCTTGCCGAGCAagagcaacaccaacaacagtCAGAACTGGAAGGCGATGGCATTGTAACTGAACAGTTGCCCCCAGGCAAGGTAGTGAGACGAAAAAAGTCAAATACACAGCCACCAAcgagcaacaataacaacagcagcaacagttcCACGACAAACACGTCTGTCCAGGTGACACGCAACCATCATCGAGCGTCTGTGGCTAAAATGGAGGGTTTGGCAGCTTACATGGATACTAGCATCATGTCCAGCAGCACAGAAATAGAAG ATGATGGCAAAGAGGTGGATCTAACGCTGCCGGAGTGGATAGTCGTGGGTGAATCGGTACTCATTCGGCCGTATAATACGAGTGGTGTCATTAGCTTTATTGGCACCACACATTTCCAGCCCGGTGCCTGGATAGGTGTCGAGCTAGACACACCCACTGGTAAGAACGATGGCACTGTCCAAGGTATACAGTATTTCCAGTGCAAGCCCAAGCATGGAATCTTTGTCCGAGCCGATAAGTTGCTGTTGGACAAGCGTGGCAAGGCAATGCGAGCCTACAAGGCAGCTGAGAAGAGTCAAATTATAAGCAAAG AGATGAGCAGCTCGATGACGCGCTCCAAGAGCCGCGGCGAGTCCCTAAACGTGTCGTCGCGCAAATGA